A single Nicotiana tabacum cultivar K326 chromosome 5, ASM71507v2, whole genome shotgun sequence DNA region contains:
- the LOC107790587 gene encoding uncharacterized protein LOC107790587 isoform X1, which produces MNDQRSTETRTVLELFVSPKGLQIEEPSENCTPRSMQSELNRVDADLSLGKGKSKEIIATPAAERAIIDGSGQKEVQTQGVKQNKNVTVPCSSGTVKDGEQGEAKKMTMDQSWVNVVAGNKLAMKGMNLQYIAPTVQNGEKIAKLEIEDVELETEKWSYVIVLYVIGETPTIGAMDRLLTSVGKFSVKPQIFYHNEGYFVIRFTNLEERDQVLYSGPHTINNKPMIMKVWSDDFNVHDEVLKTIPLWVRFPNLPINCWGMKALSKIGSTLGNPIYAYECTTGSVRISYARMLIEMDITKPLPRYVKLQDHKGRLIQQEVTYDWEPKLLHKMSENWT; this is translated from the exons A TGAATGATCAGCGATCAACGGAAACAAGGACTGTGCTGGAGCTGTTTGTGTCACCAAAAGGGTTACAAATCGAGGAGCCGAGTGAAAACTGTACTCCTAGAAGTATGCAAAGTGAGCTAAACAGAGTAGATGCAGATCTATCACTGGGCAAAGGCAAATCGAAGGAAATTATAGCTACTCCCGCAGCTGAGCGAGCTATAATTGACGGATCTGGGCAAAAGGAAGTACAAACACAAGGAGTGAAACAGAATAAGAATGTAACAGTACCATGCAGTTCAGGTACTGTTAAAGACGGCGAGCAAGGGGAAGCAAAGAAGATGACCATGGACCAATCCTGGGTAAACGTGGTTGCAGGGAACAAATTGGCTATGAAAGGGATGAATTTACAGTACATAGCTCCAACAGTTCAAAATGGGGAAAAAATCGCGAAGCTAGAAATTGAAGATGTTGAACTAGAAACTGAGAAATGGAGTTATGTTATTGTTCTATATGTGATTGGGGAAACACCTACAATTGGAGCTATGGATCGATTACTAACCTCAGTGGGTAAGTTTTCAGTGAAACCACAAATCTTCTACCATAATGAAGGATATTTTGTAATAAGGTTCACTAATTTAGAGGAGAGGGATCAGGTGTTGTACTCTGGGCCACATACGATTAATAACAAGCCTATGATAATGAAGGTTTGGTCGGATGATTTTAATGTACATGATGAGGTCCTGAAAACCATTCCCCTATGGGTGAGGTTTCCAAACTTACCCATAAATTGCTGGGGCATGAAAGCTTTAAGTAAGATAGGCAGCACATTGGGAAATCCaatatatgcatatgaatgtaCTACTGGTTCAGTTAGGATTTCTTATGCACGTATGCTGATAGAAATGGACATCACAAAGCCTCTACCTAGATATGTGAAGCTACAGGATCATAAGGGGAGGTTAATCCAGCAGGAAGTCACCTATGATTGGGAGCCAAAATTACTGCACAAAATGTCTGAAAATTGGACATGA